A stretch of DNA from Gimesia chilikensis:
CTGTGCTGAGGCGGGAGTCCCGATTTCGGCAGACCTCTCAGACAAGCTGAAGACCGGCAATGCTGCAGAGCAGGCCGCTGTCCAGGCCATCGCGTTCTTGAAGCAGGGGGATCGAGCAGAGGGGAGTACCACGTTGCTGCAGGCATTTACGTTAATGAAGTCGAATCCGTGGGGCCTGGAGCGGATTTATGATTCTCTGCTGCGACACGCCCTGGCACTCGCAACCTCAGACAATCGCCTGGCGGGACCGATTTTTGAAAATATCAGCGAACCATTTGCCATGTATCGACTCGAAGATAAAAGGAAACTGGTGCGGTTCCTGGTCGCTGAGATCATGGGGACGAAACAGATTGCGGAATCACTCGAAGAAATCGAGCCCAATGTCCCCTGGAAGGACTGGCTGCTGAGAAAGAGACAGTCCGTGTATCGTGAACTCAATCACGATCTGTCGGAGAAAGCCCAAGCCGATCTCCAGCAGTTTCTGGGGTGGGCCACGAGTCCCTGAACCGTGCGCGGTCAGTTGATAACAATATCAGTGCCTGGAAATCTGCTGATACCAGTCGAGGAAGAGGTCGGGCCATTTGGCGGGGGGGAAGCCGTGTTTGACGCGCTGGGGGATCAGATTGCCGACGCCGTGGGCGCCGACGTCGAAGACCGCCAGTTTGACGGGGACGTTTAACTTCTGGAGGTCGGCTGCGATTTCACGGGGTAGTTCGATCGGGGCGCCTCCCTTGATGCCGTCATTGGTGGCATGGACGAGGAAGACCGGCGGCGTATTCCTGGAAAATTGAAAGGGTGATTTTTTCTGGCGCCAGTGCCAGGTGGCCAGGCCGATGGCGAAGTCGGGGCGACTGCTTTCGCGGTCGATGGGATCGGTGGCGTCGGGAGTGCCGGCATCGAAGTTCGCTGCCAGGTTCATCGCCAGGTTACCGCCTGCAGAGTAACCGGCGATACCGATCTGCTGCGGGTTGATGTTCCATGCTTTGGCACGGTGCCGCACCAGGCGGACGGCCCGCTTCGCATCGAGCAGAGTCAGAGCCTGAATTTCGGAGTTCGTCCCCTTGAAAGGGGGACGGGTCCGGTATTTCAGACCGATGATGGTGACGCCTTTCGGATTGAAGACGTCAGCCGCGTAGATGACGTGCGTTTTCCAGTCCAGTGAACCGTAGCCTCCGCCGGCACAGACGATGATAGCCATCCCTGTATTCCTGTCAGGATCCGGCGAAAAGACTGCAATTTCGGGACGCGTGACATTGGTGAATTTGCCTCGCGGATCGAAAATCTCGGCGGGGGCACCTGATTGAAACTGAGGCGGTTCGTCCTGCCAGAGGGGGACAACCAGATCGGGTTTACGGAGTGGGGGAGCAGGTTCTGCCTGCAGATCCAGACCAATGAGGCAGATAACGGTCTGGATGAGCAGCAGTGATCTGGTTATTTGCATGGTCTGGTCCCTCAACGATTGATCATTTTCATGGCCGCTTCGGGGTAGCGTTCGCCTAAGACATCGATCTCAGCGAGGGCGCTGTCGATTTCGGCGAGATCGCCGGCTGTAAGTTCGATGTCTGCAGCAGCGATGTTCTCCTCAAGGCGGTGCAATTTAGTTGTGCCCGGGATGGGGACGATCCACGGTTTTTGAACCAGGATCCAGGCCAGGGCGATTTGAGCCGGCGTGGCCTGTTTCCGCTGGGCGATCTGGCCCAGCAGGTCGACGAGCGCCAGATTCACTTTGCGGTTTTCTTCGGCGAAGCGGGGGACCTTGTTGCGGAAGTCACCGCTGTCGAAGGTGGTCGATTCGTCGATCTTGCCGGTGAGGAAGCCTTTGCCCAGGGGGCTGAAGGGGACGAAGCCGATGCCCAGTTCTTCGAGAGTGGGGAGGATGGCTTCTTCGGGTTCGCGCCACCAGAGGGAGTATTCGCTCTGCAGGGCGGCGACCGGCTGGACGGCGTGGGCGCGACGGATGACATCGACGCCTGCTTCCGAGAGACCGAAGTGTTTGACTTTGCCTTCAGCGATGAGTTCCCTGACGGTGCCGGCGACGTCTTCGATGGGGACTTCCGGATCGACGCGGTGCTGATAGAGCAGGTCGATGTAGTCGGTCTGCAGCCGTTTGAGGGAGGCTTCGACGACGTCTCGAATGTGTGCGGGGCGGCTGTCGAGGCCGGTCTGTACGCCCTGGTCATCAATGGCGAAGCCGAACTTGGTGGCGATGACGACCTGTTCGCGGACGGGGGAAAGGGCCTTGCCGAGGAGTTCCTCGTTGGTGAAGGCGCCGTAGACTTCGGCGGTGTCGAAGAAGGTGACGCCTTTATCGACGGCGGCTCGCAGCAGGTCGATGCCGTCCTGGTCTTCGACGGCGGGACCGTAGCCAAAGCTGAGGCCCATGCAGCCCAGTCCCAGGGCGGAGACTTCAAGATTACTGCCGAGTGTGCGTTTCTGCATTGTATAAACTTTCGATAATTGAATTCGTTTGATTTTGGGGCGCGTTGTGAGTTTCACTACAGGATGATGTCTGTTACTCAGTCACTCATTCTAACAGCTTTGCAATGTCAGTCTAAGGGAACGGAACTGATCGGCTGGAATTTCTGTCACTGTTGTTACAGGAAGTGGGATCTATTGGATAACTGATGATGCGGGATGTCTGAGTCGTCACTTATTCGTTTGGTAGATCATCCAGAGGCAGTTTGTGGACGTAAATCAACTGAGTGGGCCCAGAGACAAACAGGTATCTTCCTGAAGGATCGATGTCGAAGATGATGGGGGCATGTTTGGCTGATAGGGCAACTTGAATTTCAGCACGGGGACGATTCCAGTCAGGGTTGCGGATCTGGATCATCCCGTCTGTTCCGGCGGAGACCAGAGTCTGACCATCGGGCGTATATTTCAGTGAGGTGACGGTACCGGAGTGAGCCTTGAAGTCTCGCAGTGACTCACCCGTTTCAGTGTCTGTGTAACTGATGATCCCCTTTTCGTCACCGATGGCGAGAGTCTTTCCATCAGGCGAAAAAGTGATGCTGCGTGCTTTGTTACTGGTCTTCCATGATGTACGCTTTCTGCCTGAAGGAATGTGCCAGAGGATTGCCTTCTGGTCGGCTCCGACTGCTGCCAGCAGACTGCCATCGTTGCTCACTGCCAGGGCGTAGGCTTGCAGAGAACTGAAACGGTAAATGACTTCCCCAGTGTGTGCGTCCCACTGACAGATATCCTGCTGACCTTTGATCTGACCAAAGAGCGAGTCTCCCCGGGGAGAATAGACGAGACAGGTTAGCTCATTGGGCAGGCTGAACAACTCCTGATCGTCATTGATATTTCTGACTGAGAGAGTGGTACCCGCGACGGCGAAGCTGTTTCCGTCCGGATTGATTGCCAGATGCTTCCACGGCGAGTGACTCTGATCAAGCAGCTGTGGCTGTTCCGGATGCTTCAGGTCCCAGCGCAGGAGTCTGCGATCGGCGCCCAGGGAGAGCAGGGTCCTGCTGTCCTGAGCCAGAGCGAGCCCCTGAACCGCGGCGTGATGTCCCGGTATTTGTGTTTCCGTCTTTTGTTGCCAGCTCTCCGTATCGTAGAGGCAGACCGCTCCGGATCGGAAACCGACGGCCAGAGTTTTTCCATCGGGACTGAATGTGGCAAACTGTCTTCCGACAAAGGCGATATCCGTGTTGTCTCGTATGAGGGGCCCCGTCGATTTGCCATCCGGTACACTAAATATTTCGATGCCCCTGTGAGGAGATCCGGCGGCCAGCCATTTACCTGAAGGGTCAAAGTCCAGGCTGTAAGCGTGAGGGCCAAACTTATCATACTTGCCTGTAGCCAGGTTCCAGAGTCTTATTTCCGCGGCCCCGGATGTTGCCAGGTATTTGTTATCGGCGCTGAATGCCAGACCCGTCGTAGCCGGCCTGTGAGCCTTGAACTGGTGAAGACGTGTTTTCTGTTCTGTATCGTAGACACTGACCAGATTATCTTCCGAGTAATCAAGCCAGCTGACTGCCAGCAATTTTCCATTCGGGCTGAATTTGATCTGCCACGGCTTGCGATGTTCTTCGCTGGGGAGTTCCTCGAATTTGTCCCATTGCCCCCATTTAAAGAGGCGAACCTTCCCGTGCATGCCGACCGCAGCCAGAAAGCGGCCATCCGGACTGATTGCGACATGCATCCACATCAGGCCCAGCTTCAATACTTGCGGTTTTTGTTGTTCATCGAGGGGCCAGAGAGTGACTTTGCCCAGACGTTCGGAAACAGCCAGTGTTTTACTGTCAGGTGTAAAACTCAGGGATGTGGGCCAGACATCATCTGTTTTCAAGATGCGCTGGACGGCGCCTGTGCTGGCGTCGCGTAAAAAAATAGTTCCATTCTGTTCGGCTGAGGCAAGCCATTTTCCATCCGGACTGTAGGACAGCCAGTAAATGTTTACCTCGTGAATCGGGCCGGGCCTGCCCAGAGCTGCGACTAATGTTGCTGGCGCTGACTCTGGATTGCCGTTACCGGCGAGGGTGAGTATCTCCCAGGGGATGCTGTCTCGTTTCAGTTGTGTGAGGACCGGAGCAGCAGGAGAGGGCTGCTCCTGCTGCGGTGCAATCGGTGTGTGTGGCTCCTCCGGCTGTGATGGTTTTACCGCAGTCGTTTCCTGACTGACACGCACTACCTGTCTACCATTTTTCGTTACATTGACCAGTTCCTGACGGACCAGTTTTCCCGCTTTGTGAGCGCGTAGTTCGTACTGGCCGGGAGTCAGTCGGATTTCATTGGCACCAGCGCCTGTGATGACCATTTCTGTGCCATTCAAGGTGATGTTCACACTCGGGTCATCCACTTCCACAACCAGTGTGCCCTGGGGATAAAACAGATGAATCACGGTACTGCTGAAACTGGTGATGCCAGATGATTCGCTGAGTCCCAGGCCGGTCAGCAGGACGAGTATCACGGCGACAGCTGTGATCCAACTCCGTTTAGCGGGGGGACGGACCATTGATTGAGTCGGCTCGATGATGGTAATCCCCGTTCCCCCGCGCTGGTAGTCTTCCAGGCAACGTTCGAGTAGATCATGGATTTCCTGTGCTGAGGCAAAACGCTGTGAGGGATCTTTCGCATGCAGTCTGTTGATGAGAGAGATGAGGCCGTCGGGGACTTCGGGGATGATCTCGCTGATCGGCCGTGGTTCATCTTCCACGACTCGCTTCAAGACTGCCAGTGTCGACCTGGCGCGAAAAGGCGGCCGACCACAGCAGATGTAGTAGAGTACGCTGCCGAAACTGAACAGATCGGAGCGATGGTCGATACGTTGTCCCTGGGCCTGTTCCGGAGACATGTAGAGCGGTGTTCCGGCAATGACGCCGCTTTGTGTCATGCTGGCATCATCGGCCGTACGGGCCAGCCCGAAATCCGTGAGTTTGAGCAGACTGGTTCCTTTGTCGATCAGGATGTTGGCTGGTTTGATGTCGCGATGAATGAGGCCTTTCTGGTGGGCTGCCATCAGACCATCGGACATCTGAAGAGCGATGCGAAAGACCTCGGGGATGTCGAGCGGTCCCGTGCGGTTAATCTTCTGCTGTAAGGTTTCGCCATCGATGAATTCCATGACCAGGAAGGGGAGTGGTCTGGATTCGATGGCGTGAATCCGGACTACATTTTCATGATTGAGTGCTGCTGTGGCACGGGCTTCGCGGAGGAAGCGTTTGCGGGCCGGAGATGTTGTGGCGAGTTCCGGGGCCATGACTTTGATGGCGACGATCCGTTCCAATTTGGGATCGAAGGCTTTAAGTACAATGCCGCATCCCCCTCGCCCGATCACCTCTCGAATTTCATACTGGCCAAGGCGACCGAGTGAGTCAGTGACAGTTGAATTTTCCAGAAATGAGAGATCAATTTCGTCAGGGGCGTTGTGGGGCATATCGCTGGTTTGTTCGTCAGCCAGCTGTTTCAGGATGGGAGTTTCCAGAAACTCGCCTGGCTTTTCATAAGCTGCGAGCAGTTCCTCCACCTGCTTGCGTAACGATTTATTACTGGCGCAAGCATCCCGAATGTACTCCTTACGCTTTGCGGGATCGGTGATCTCCAGTGCTGCCAGAAAGATTGATCGCTCATTCATGTTGCTTTGCTCAGACTGATACCCTGGTTTCAGATAAGGATACAGCGCACATCCTTGGATTCTGTGATGCTCTGCCTATTCAAATTCGGTACAGGTATAGGTCCTTGAAAAGACCTCCGGTTAACAGTGCGTAAACGGAGGTCGGGTATCGTCAGGTTTTTTTAAAACTTTTTGCTGTTTGCGAGTCCGCCCTCGATTTCCCGTCGCAACCAGGCTCGAGCAAACGCCCAGTGACGCCCTGCGGTACTGGGTGAAATTCCCAGGACCTCTGCAGCTTCAGTAGTTGTAAGTCCTGCGAAATAAGTGAGTTGTACCAGTTCGGCTATATCGGGGTACTCGTGGGAGAGTTTCTGCAGGGCTTCATCGAGGGCCAGTAAATCTTCCAGCGGCTCGGGCAGTTCAGGCGGCAGCTGTTCATGAAATTCCTGTCGCTGAAATTCGCCACCACGTTTCAGACTGCGTTTGCGACGTGCATTCTCAATCAGTATGCGGCGAATCGCGATAGCCGCTGCACCGAAGAAATGCCCCCGGCTGTTCCATTGCTCGGGACTCGATCCGCCTAGAAGTCGTAAATAAGCCTCATGGACGAGCGCCGTGGGTTGGAGAGTCTGCCCGGGCTGTTCGTGGGCCAGGTGGTTTGCTGCGAGCTTGCGAAGTTCATCATAGACGATTGGCAGCAGACGATCGGCTGCCTGGGAATCCCCCGAGTCTATGGCCTGTAGAATCTCTGTGAATTCAGTCATGACAGATGCTTTATTCAATCTCTCCATGAGGGGCAGCGCATGCAAAGCTATTATGATTTAATTCTACTTCTGTGGACAAACGAACGCCAGAGTCGATTCGTAAATGCAGTCTGGTTTTCAGATCTTGAGGGTTCCCGCTGCAGATGAATTCAGTGCGACAGGTTCATCTCGGAGCGACGGAGGCCATTGGATAAAATCCGCAGTCAACCGTAAGCCAGTGAGTCGCGAGTGGCTGAGACTGGTGCTCCTTGCTGAAGAAGATTTTGAGGAAGGGCGCGGGGAGGTCAAGTGGGATTTTGCTTTGTGTTTTCTGTGAATGCCTCTGAGGTTCCTACGAGTTTGTTTGAATGTGCTCTGAATATGCTCCGAAATGATTTGAAAATGTACGAGATAAAACGAACCGGTCCAGAATGTTCCGCTGAACAACTGGAAAAATCGACGGCGATTCAGGTGATGCTGAGTGACTTGTGCGCGGTGTTTCGGTGCACGCATCATCCGCCTCGCGCGCGAAGCACAATTACACAACAATACGATTCGGAAAGTGCGGATCAAGTTCAGTCTGTTCAGACAATGGTGGCAGATGAGAGCTCTCAAAGTACACGCGAATAGAGTGGCCCGGGATGGTCTGTTAGAAATAACATGTGCGTTTGGTGAGGATTTCGTGAGGGGATGATGAAGATTGGGGCTGTTCGAGAGAAGAAGATACAGCAGCTTGATTGGCTGATTCGTCACTGTTACGATCGCGCGGCAGGCGCGGTCGGATGCCTGCGATTGCCGTTTCAACGAAGTTCTCTTTTCAGGTCTGTCTCTATGAAAGCTGTCTGTTTCTGTCTTGCTCTGTTAATGATTCCCGGTTCGCTGTGGGCCGATGAACATCACGTGTTTGCCCACCGCGGTGCGAGCGGTTATCTACCGGAGCACAGCCTGCCTGCGAAAGCGATGGCTTATGCCCAGGGAGCGGATTTCCTGGAGCAGGATGTTGTGCTCACGAAGGATAATGTGCCGCTGGTGTTGCACGATACTCATCTGGATGGGATTACGAATGTGGCCGATAAGTTTCCGGAACGGAAGCGAGAAGACGGACGTTACTATGCCATCGATTTCACGCTGGCCGAGATTAAGCAGCTCAACGCCACCCAGCGTTTCAAACGCAAGACCGGCAAGCCTGTCTATGCAGAGCGGTTTCCCTTGGACGGGTATACTTATCAACTGCATACGCTGGAGGAAGAGATTCGTTTCATCCAGGGTCTGAATTTGAGTACGGGCAGGAATGTGGGGCTGTTCACCGAAGTCAAGAAGCCGAGCTTTCATCAGCAAGAGGGGCGTGATATCGCGAAAGCGGTGTTTGATGTACTGACCCGCTACGGCTATGGGACGGATGAAAAATCTGCCTGCTGGGTTCAGTGTTTTGAACTGGGGACCCTGAAACGGTTCCGTAAGGAGTTCGGCTGGAAGGGGCACCTGATGATGATCTATTCCGGCGGCAAGCCCGGGCCGGATGGTTCTGATTACGATGCACTGGCCACGGCGGCAGGTCTCAAACAATTGTCGGAAACAGTAGATGGCGTTTTTCCGAATCTGCCAAGGGTGGTGACCTGGGACAAGAGTGGGGAGGCAAAGTGTAGCGATTTCACAAAGGAAGCTCACGCTGCGGGGCTGCGTGTGGTGACGGGGGTTGTCAGAAGCGATGATCTGCCGAAAAACTGTCCCTCGGTGGCGGCGCTGCATGAGGCGTTATTCAACCAGGCCGACGTGGACGATGTCTGCACGGACTTTCCTGATCTGAGTGTGCAGTGGTTGAAAGCACAGCAGGCTGATTGAGGTAGGGCATTGTTCCTGTTGACGCGGTGGTGCGCCTGCCTATAAAGAACAACAGCCGGGCGGAATTGACCGCAGCCGGCTGTTGTGTGAGTTGTCAATCGCGATAGAGCGGCGGCGAAAGCCTGTCTTCGTTGCCCAGATCAATTCATTGTTCGATGGATTGGCAGGTTCAGGGATTGAAAGCAACTGAACCATCTGGATCAATTTTTACAACGGTCTTGGATGAAAAAGGACCGTACTCATGTCCTTCAATAATGATACCACTATTCGTTAATTCATAGGTTGCGCCTCCAGGCAGTTCAACAAAATGAGTTCCACCGTCGTTTGTTGACTCCTTTATAGCTCGACCAGGGAAAAAATACAGCACCCCGTTTTTCATAACTGCACTATCGGCGAGGCCAGTTGACTCTGATGGAGAGCCATTGACCAGAAAAGTTCCATCTGGTTTAAACAGTACCTCGTCGCCAGCATTGACTTCGCCATAGCTCTTGCCCATGACAACCAGTTGATGATTCCTCAATTCACCCCATATGCCTTCAATTTCGAATACCGCTCCATTTTCCAACTCCTCAGCTTTGCTTACGGTTAAATTGGCAGGTACCAGGAACTTGATATTGCTCAGTGTGATTTGCTGTGTATTCTGCCTCTCTCGGGTGTTACAAGCCGAAAGAAAAACTGAGCAGGAGATGGACATGACTAACAGACGAAATGGATTCATATTTTTACCTTTCACGAGCATTGGACGGAGGATCGTGAATAGCAGTCGTGAGGCACTCACTCCGATACGTTTCGGAGTCATACATACCTGCGTCTGTCACTGTTCATTGTGAGGGTTTCGCGTTCTTCTGACAAAGGAATTATCCTATTCTGCCAAATCGTTCTCTCAAGCTTTAGCAGCGGGGTACTATTTTGAAAAAAATGAAGCTTAATTCAGATATCGGTTGTTATAAATTCAATGCCAGGAATCAAAGGCACTTTTCAAATCAGAGGGAATCAAGATCAGATCGGATGAATACGTAAAAAAAGCTCAGCGCCAGAACGACGTTGAGCTTTTTATGAAACGAAGTCGGGACGACAGGATTTGAACCTGCGACCTCTACACCCCCAGTGTAGCGCGCTACCAGGCTGCGCTACGTCCCGATGTTGTTTTCGACGGTCGGCATAGGGCTCGACAATCGATAACTTAATAGTGATGAGCACTTTATCGCACGACCGCGCGAGAAATTCAAGATAACCGGGGCACTTCCCCGGCTTTGTCTCAAAAAAAATTGCCGATATTCGCTAAAAGTGCGATTCAACGGGCCTGCTGACTGTTTAGAAACAGAGTCGAGGGGCGAGGTTCGTGGATTTCGATTATTTTACTATCGAAACTGTGTTTCTGTAAGTGTCATTAAAATAATGGTTTACGGGGAATGCCTTTGTCAGGAACTGTTAAAATTTGTCTTGGCAGGATTGGGGAAGAAAAGTAGAATCCCGCTCTTCATTCAGGAATCTACCCTGAATCTGTCTGCAAATGTTGTCCTGTCGAAAGTTTCGTCTCAAGGTCCATGTCCGACCCTGTCAATACACTCCGTGCGAGAGCCGCTGTGCCGCGATTCAGATTTGCATCGGTTGATGTGAAGCGTGGATCGCTGTTTGCGCTGTTACTGCTGCTGGCAGCGGTGCAGACCGGGTGCGTGCATCGCCGGATGACAATTCGTTCGGTTCCGTCCGGGGCGCTGGTCAAAGTGGACGGGGAAGAAATCGGTTATACGCCGGTCTCGATGGATTTTACCTATTACGGGACCCGCGAGATCACACTGACCAAAGATGGTTATGAAACGCAGTCAGTGATGCAGAAGGTGCGGACGCCCTGGTATCAGTGGATGCCCCTGGACGCGGTGACGGATAACCTGCTGCCCTTTGAAGTCACGAACCGGCACGAGTTCACTTATCAGCTGCAGCCCAAAGTGGTGGTGCCGACGGAAGAGTTGTTGAACCGCGGTAATATGTTGCGCAGCGAAACCCAGATCGGTCAGTGACCGGGGTTATTGCGCCGGTTTGTCTTTCTTGCTAATGGCCCGCTGGATGACGAATTCCAGGATTGCGCGGCTGTCCTCATAGCTGGTCTTGTGGCCTTCGTTTGGACGGTCGATCAGCAGGACCTCTCGGTTGAGTTGTTTCAAGATATTGATCAGTCGGCGGGCACTGTCCGGGGGGACGCTGGTGTCTTTTCCGCCGACTGAGATGCTGAGGGGCATCGTCAGTTTTTCGGGCCAGTATTCGGAGCTCCGCTTTTTAAATTCTGCGGGGATCTGCTGCTTGGTGCCCCCGAAGGAGGCCTGGATGGCGGGCTGAAAATTATTGTACTCCAGATGGTTGGCGGTGGGGTTCATCGCGGCGACGCCGGCGATAAGTTCCGGATGCAGAGCTGCGAAGGTCAGGCTGGATGAGCCTCCCATCGAGCCGCCACAGAGGAAGACCTGGTCGATCTGATATTTCGACTTTAATTCCTCGATGATCTGCTGGAGATCGGCTTCTGCCTTCGGACCCATCCAGGATGTGCGGGCACGGTAATCGGGGGAGACGTAGATCAGATTATACTGGCGGGCGATGTCGCGAGACGCCCGGCATTCGCCCCGGGGATCTTTGACGAACTGCCAGCGGTCGGAACCGTGTCCGTGCAGGGCGATGAGCAGCGAGTGGGGCTTTTCAGTTGAGAACTGTTCCGGGAGCAGCAGGACGTAACGCTGTGTCGTCTGATCACAGCGGGCGGTGAATTCGATGTCGAGGGGCACTGGTTTCTGCGGGGACGGATCAGCGGCATGCCCCGGGTAGACGAACAAGGCGATCAGCAGGGGGATGAACGATAATCTGTAGAAGAGTTGCATGGGGGAGTCCCGAGTATTTTCCTGTAGTGGCGGCTTACCAGAAGAGTCCAAATATGATCCAGCAGGAGAAGGCGATTAATAGAATCGCGTACCAGTTGGGGTTGAGGTATTGGGGAACCGGCTTATAAAAGGGTGACTCTTTGACGGCCAGCAGTTCCTGGCGGCTTTCGGAGAGCCAGTCATGTTTTTCTGGTGAGGCGGGTGTCTGCAGTTCCAGTTGCTGTTCCGGCTTGAGCCAACCCCATTTAAGGGTGGCGGCGAGCATGGCGAGTGTGGTGATGATCATTGAGCAGGGGAACGCGTACCAGACTTCCGTCAACCAGGGGCTGAACAGCGGTTCGTCGACCAGCACGCGGTCGATGAAGCCAATCAGGCCGAACAGGGAGCCGGCACAGAGGCCAACCAGCCCACTTTGACGCGGGACGCGAGTCAGAACGCCTACAATATAAACGGTAAATAATGGCGTCACAAAAACAGGAATCAATGTGCGGAAGGCCTGAATCATGTTGTCATAACGGGCGATGAAAGGAATATAGAGGAAGCCCATCAGCAGAATTCCGATGGTCGCCCAGCGGGTGGCTTTCAGGTAATGGGCTTCGGTGGCGTCGGTTTTGATCCAGCGGGCGTATATGTCGCGGGTGAACAGGGCCGAAAGGGCGGATCCAATGGAATCGAAAGTGCTGATAGCGGCCGAGAGAATGCCGGCGACAACGAGACCTTTGAAGCCGGAAGCGAGATACTGATTAGCGAAATGCGGTAATAACTGATCGGCTTCGGAGTGAGTTGTGAATTCGGGAACCAGGACGCGGCCCATGACTCCCATCAGGGTGGTGCCGATCATGATGGGCATGATCAACAGGCAGCCGAAGAGGGTCGCCATTTTCATGTCCCAGAGTGAGCGGGCTCCCATGAGCCGCATGGTCTGCGTGTGATTGACGGTGTAGTAGCCCATGCCGATGATGGTCCAGCCCATGACGATCAGATAGGGGGAAGTGGAATTCTCATCCTGAAACTGACCGATGTGGAGCCAGTTGATCAAAGGTTGCCCGCTGGCATCGGTGGACTGCGAGAGGTTGTCGACTATCGTCGACCAGCCTCCGGTGGCGGACCAAACGGCGTAGAATATGGTGATGCCGCCGGCCATCATGATCAGGCTCTGCAGGGCATCGGTCCAGACGACGGAAGTGAGTCCGCCCCAGGTGGTATAGGCGGCGGTGAAGATGACCAGCAGGGCGATGAGCGTCCAGCATTGCGTGGGAGTGAAGTCGAGGAGTCCCTGCAGCATGAGATAAATAGACCAGATCATCAGGCCGAGCATACTGGTGCGGTACTGAATCTGAATCAGGGCGCTGAAGACGCGAATGGATTTACCAAAGCGGGTTTCCAGGTATTCGGCGTTGGTGTAGAAGCCGCCACGATAGAGAACCGGGACCACGACGAACGAGGCCAGGACCGCACCGCAGACACTGGCGAGGGTGAAAGCGGTGATGATGTGCATGCCATGGTTAAAGGCGTAACCGGTGAGGGAGACAGCATCGGCATTGTCGACACTGGTGGCAAAGATCGAGAGCCCCAGCCCCCACCAGGGGAGCGAGCGTCCGCCTAGGAACCAGTCGCTGCTGGATTTCGTACTGCGGGCGAGGTAAAAGCCAAAGGCGATCACCGCGCCATTCAGTAAAAAGACGAT
This window harbors:
- a CDS encoding PEGA domain-containing protein codes for the protein MPRFRFASVDVKRGSLFALLLLLAAVQTGCVHRRMTIRSVPSGALVKVDGEEIGYTPVSMDFTYYGTREITLTKDGYETQSVMQKVRTPWYQWMPLDAVTDNLLPFEVTNRHEFTYQLQPKVVVPTEELLNRGNMLRSETQIGQ
- a CDS encoding aldo/keto reductase, which produces MQKRTLGSNLEVSALGLGCMGLSFGYGPAVEDQDGIDLLRAAVDKGVTFFDTAEVYGAFTNEELLGKALSPVREQVVIATKFGFAIDDQGVQTGLDSRPAHIRDVVEASLKRLQTDYIDLLYQHRVDPEVPIEDVAGTVRELIAEGKVKHFGLSEAGVDVIRRAHAVQPVAALQSEYSLWWREPEEAILPTLEELGIGFVPFSPLGKGFLTGKIDESTTFDSGDFRNKVPRFAEENRKVNLALVDLLGQIAQRKQATPAQIALAWILVQKPWIVPIPGTTKLHRLEENIAAADIELTAGDLAEIDSALAEIDVLGERYPEAAMKMINR
- a CDS encoding alpha/beta hydrolase, whose protein sequence is MQITRSLLLIQTVICLIGLDLQAEPAPPLRKPDLVVPLWQDEPPQFQSGAPAEIFDPRGKFTNVTRPEIAVFSPDPDRNTGMAIIVCAGGGYGSLDWKTHVIYAADVFNPKGVTIIGLKYRTRPPFKGTNSEIQALTLLDAKRAVRLVRHRAKAWNINPQQIGIAGYSAGGNLAMNLAANFDAGTPDATDPIDRESSRPDFAIGLATWHWRQKKSPFQFSRNTPPVFLVHATNDGIKGGAPIELPREIAADLQKLNVPVKLAVFDVGAHGVGNLIPQRVKHGFPPAKWPDLFLDWYQQISRH
- the glpQ gene encoding glycerophosphodiester phosphodiesterase; its protein translation is MKAVCFCLALLMIPGSLWADEHHVFAHRGASGYLPEHSLPAKAMAYAQGADFLEQDVVLTKDNVPLVLHDTHLDGITNVADKFPERKREDGRYYAIDFTLAEIKQLNATQRFKRKTGKPVYAERFPLDGYTYQLHTLEEEIRFIQGLNLSTGRNVGLFTEVKKPSFHQQEGRDIAKAVFDVLTRYGYGTDEKSACWVQCFELGTLKRFRKEFGWKGHLMMIYSGGKPGPDGSDYDALATAAGLKQLSETVDGVFPNLPRVVTWDKSGEAKCSDFTKEAHAAGLRVVTGVVRSDDLPKNCPSVAALHEALFNQADVDDVCTDFPDLSVQWLKAQQAD
- a CDS encoding WD40 repeat domain-containing serine/threonine-protein kinase translates to MNERSIFLAALEITDPAKRKEYIRDACASNKSLRKQVEELLAAYEKPGEFLETPILKQLADEQTSDMPHNAPDEIDLSFLENSTVTDSLGRLGQYEIREVIGRGGCGIVLKAFDPKLERIVAIKVMAPELATTSPARKRFLREARATAALNHENVVRIHAIESRPLPFLVMEFIDGETLQQKINRTGPLDIPEVFRIALQMSDGLMAAHQKGLIHRDIKPANILIDKGTSLLKLTDFGLARTADDASMTQSGVIAGTPLYMSPEQAQGQRIDHRSDLFSFGSVLYYICCGRPPFRARSTLAVLKRVVEDEPRPISEIIPEVPDGLISLINRLHAKDPSQRFASAQEIHDLLERCLEDYQRGGTGITIIEPTQSMVRPPAKRSWITAVAVILVLLTGLGLSESSGITSFSSTVIHLFYPQGTLVVEVDDPSVNITLNGTEMVITGAGANEIRLTPGQYELRAHKAGKLVRQELVNVTKNGRQVVRVSQETTAVKPSQPEEPHTPIAPQQEQPSPAAPVLTQLKRDSIPWEILTLAGNGNPESAPATLVAALGRPGPIHEVNIYWLSYSPDGKWLASAEQNGTIFLRDASTGAVQRILKTDDVWPTSLSFTPDSKTLAVSERLGKVTLWPLDEQQKPQVLKLGLMWMHVAISPDGRFLAAVGMHGKVRLFKWGQWDKFEELPSEEHRKPWQIKFSPNGKLLAVSWLDYSEDNLVSVYDTEQKTRLHQFKAHRPATTGLAFSADNKYLATSGAAEIRLWNLATGKYDKFGPHAYSLDFDPSGKWLAAGSPHRGIEIFSVPDGKSTGPLIRDNTDIAFVGRQFATFSPDGKTLAVGFRSGAVCLYDTESWQQKTETQIPGHHAAVQGLALAQDSRTLLSLGADRRLLRWDLKHPEQPQLLDQSHSPWKHLAINPDGNSFAVAGTTLSVRNINDDQELFSLPNELTCLVYSPRGDSLFGQIKGQQDICQWDAHTGEVIYRFSSLQAYALAVSNDGSLLAAVGADQKAILWHIPSGRKRTSWKTSNKARSITFSPDGKTLAIGDEKGIISYTDTETGESLRDFKAHSGTVTSLKYTPDGQTLVSAGTDGMIQIRNPDWNRPRAEIQVALSAKHAPIIFDIDPSGRYLFVSGPTQLIYVHKLPLDDLPNE
- a CDS encoding ECF-type sigma factor, whose product is MTEFTEILQAIDSGDSQAADRLLPIVYDELRKLAANHLAHEQPGQTLQPTALVHEAYLRLLGGSSPEQWNSRGHFFGAAAIAIRRILIENARRKRSLKRGGEFQRQEFHEQLPPELPEPLEDLLALDEALQKLSHEYPDIAELVQLTYFAGLTTTEAAEVLGISPSTAGRHWAFARAWLRREIEGGLANSKKF